Proteins from a genomic interval of Ensifer canadensis:
- a CDS encoding nucleobase:cation symporter-2 family protein, with amino-acid sequence MDVSHRNDHIEQTIERPEDKRLGAGANLVYGLQHVLTMYGGIVAVPLIIGQAAGLSPADIGLLITASLFAGGLATILQTIGIPFFGCQLPLVQGVSFAGVATMVAIVTSREGGGLPAVMGAVMVASLVGLAITPIFSRITRFFPPLVTGIVITTIGLTLMPVAARWAMGGNPNAPDFGSVSNIGLAAVTLLTVLLLSKVGSSSISRLSILLAMVIGTLIALAFGMTDFSKVAEGPILAFPSPFHFGAPVFTAAAIVSMFIVLLVILVETSADILAVGEIIGTKVDSKRLGDGLRADMISSLFAPIFGSFTQSAFAQNVGLVAVTGIKSRYAVATGGLILVTLGILPVMGRVIAAVPPAVLGGAGIVLFGTVAASGIRSLSKVDYHNNMNLVIVATSIGFGMIPIAAPHFYDHFPAWFETIFHSGISSSAIMAISLNLLFNHFKTGNSDQQSVFVAGTERIIRYQDISALRDGDHYRDGKLYDRDGNEVPMAVPHH; translated from the coding sequence ATGGATGTTTCGCATCGAAACGATCACATCGAACAAACGATTGAGCGGCCGGAAGACAAGCGCCTGGGCGCAGGCGCAAACCTCGTCTATGGCCTTCAGCACGTGCTCACCATGTATGGCGGCATCGTCGCCGTCCCGCTGATCATCGGCCAGGCGGCCGGCTTGTCTCCAGCCGACATCGGCCTGCTGATCACCGCGTCGCTGTTTGCCGGCGGCCTGGCGACTATCCTGCAGACGATCGGCATTCCGTTCTTCGGCTGTCAGCTGCCGCTGGTTCAGGGCGTTTCGTTTGCCGGCGTCGCTACCATGGTGGCGATCGTCACCAGCCGCGAAGGTGGCGGATTGCCGGCGGTGATGGGCGCCGTGATGGTGGCGTCACTCGTCGGCCTGGCGATCACGCCGATCTTCTCGCGCATCACGCGGTTCTTCCCGCCGCTGGTTACCGGCATCGTCATTACCACGATCGGCCTGACACTGATGCCGGTCGCGGCCCGCTGGGCCATGGGTGGTAATCCCAACGCGCCCGACTTCGGCAGCGTCAGCAACATCGGCCTGGCGGCGGTGACTTTGCTCACCGTCCTGCTCCTCAGCAAGGTTGGCAGCTCCAGTATATCGCGCCTGTCGATCCTGCTTGCCATGGTCATCGGCACGCTGATCGCCTTGGCTTTCGGGATGACCGATTTTTCCAAGGTCGCCGAAGGTCCGATCCTGGCCTTCCCCTCGCCCTTCCATTTCGGGGCGCCGGTCTTCACGGCCGCGGCGATCGTCTCGATGTTCATCGTTCTCCTGGTCATCCTGGTCGAGACGTCGGCAGACATCCTGGCCGTCGGCGAAATCATCGGCACCAAGGTCGATTCCAAGCGACTGGGCGATGGCCTGCGCGCCGACATGATCTCGAGCCTGTTCGCCCCGATCTTCGGCTCGTTCACGCAGAGCGCCTTTGCCCAGAACGTCGGTCTTGTGGCCGTGACCGGCATCAAGAGCCGCTATGCCGTCGCAACCGGCGGCCTCATTCTGGTGACGCTCGGCATTCTTCCTGTCATGGGGCGGGTGATCGCAGCTGTTCCGCCGGCCGTGCTCGGTGGCGCCGGTATCGTGCTGTTCGGCACGGTGGCGGCGAGCGGCATCCGCTCGCTCTCCAAGGTCGATTATCACAACAACATGAACCTGGTCATCGTCGCCACCTCGATCGGCTTCGGCATGATCCCGATCGCCGCGCCGCATTTCTACGACCACTTCCCGGCCTGGTTCGAAACCATCTTCCACTCGGGCATCAGTTCTTCCGCGATCATGGCGATCTCGCTGAACCTGCTGTTCAATCATTTCAAAACCGGCAACTCCGATCAGCAGTCCGTCTTCGTGGCCGGCACGGAACGCATCATCCGGTATCAGGATATTTCCGCTCTGCGCGACGGTGATCACTATCGCGATGGGAAGCTCTATGACCGCGATGGCAACGAGGTCCCGATGGCGGTGCCCCACCACTAA
- the pta gene encoding phosphate acetyltransferase, with protein sequence MKPLDRIIETAKQAPRHIVLAEGEDTRVVAAAMRARAEGLAEVTLIGRHEIIAERLRDHGGDAHAFRIEDPATSPLTQQFALRYHDLRRSKGVDREMAEKAVREDLVFAAMMVREDEADGTIGGAVATTADTVRTALQIIGRAPDAGLVSSFFLMMLCQPHHAKKGAFVFSDCGLVVDPDAAGLADIARMSARSYQALLGERPKVAMLSFSTNGSAAHDRVSKVVEATHIARAANPDLLIDGELQFDSAFVEAVSSSKAPNSALHGQANVFVFPNLDAANIGYKIAQRIGGATAIGPVLQGLAKPANDLSRGCTADDVFHMIAVTVVQAASR encoded by the coding sequence ATGAAACCACTCGATCGCATCATCGAAACCGCTAAGCAGGCACCGCGCCACATCGTGCTTGCCGAGGGCGAAGACACGCGGGTGGTCGCTGCGGCCATGCGCGCCCGCGCAGAAGGTCTCGCCGAAGTCACGCTCATTGGTCGGCACGAGATCATCGCCGAGCGCCTGCGCGATCACGGCGGCGATGCGCATGCCTTCCGGATCGAAGACCCGGCGACGTCGCCACTGACACAGCAGTTCGCGTTGCGATATCACGACCTGCGCCGGAGCAAGGGCGTCGACCGAGAGATGGCCGAGAAGGCAGTGCGAGAGGACCTGGTCTTCGCAGCCATGATGGTTCGCGAAGACGAGGCGGACGGCACCATCGGAGGAGCGGTGGCAACAACGGCCGATACGGTGCGCACCGCCCTGCAAATCATCGGCCGTGCGCCTGACGCCGGCCTGGTCTCCAGTTTTTTCCTGATGATGTTGTGCCAGCCGCATCACGCCAAGAAGGGCGCCTTCGTCTTTTCCGACTGCGGCCTCGTGGTCGACCCGGATGCTGCCGGTCTCGCCGATATCGCCCGCATGTCGGCTCGGTCCTATCAGGCGCTGCTTGGCGAACGTCCCAAGGTCGCGATGCTCTCCTTCTCCACCAATGGTAGCGCCGCGCACGACCGCGTCTCCAAGGTGGTCGAGGCGACGCACATTGCCCGCGCCGCCAATCCCGACCTGCTGATCGACGGCGAACTGCAGTTCGACAGCGCCTTCGTCGAGGCCGTATCGTCGTCCAAGGCACCCAATTCGGCGCTGCACGGTCAGGCAAATGTCTTCGTCTTCCCCAATCTCGATGCCGCCAATATCGGCTACAAGATCGCCCAGCGCATCGGCGGCGCGACCGCCATCGGCCCGGTGCTTCAGGGGCTGGCCAAGCCCGCCAACGACCTTTCGCGTGGCTGCACGGCCGATGACGTCTTCCACATGATCGCCGTCACGGTGGTCCAGGCAGCGTCGCGATAG
- a CDS encoding YeiH family protein — MNAVSETTRRLQWLPSALSTYGPGLLVTAAVAMAAQFLSDHYGAPAMLMALLLGIAFHFLSEEGRCVAGIELSAKKILRIGVALLGMRISVDLLIGLGSGTILLLVAAIAATILFGLAAAKILGRGWRLALLTSGAVAICGASAAMAIAAVLPKNEFSERNLIFTVLSVTVLSTLAMIGYPILAQSLGLDARGTGIFFGGTIHDVAQVVGAGFSVSPEAGETATLVKLIRVTMLAPVVLIFSIALRNVPQEGVEAGKRPPLLPGFVVAFLILAAMNSGGMVPAAVAELGMEASRWALLAGIVAVGMKTSLRRVLDVGGDAVALIVAETIFLGVFILGGMHYLGHL; from the coding sequence ATGAATGCGGTATCCGAAACGACGCGGCGGCTCCAATGGCTGCCCTCGGCCCTGTCGACATACGGCCCTGGTCTGCTGGTGACGGCCGCCGTCGCCATGGCCGCTCAGTTCCTGTCGGATCATTATGGCGCGCCCGCCATGCTGATGGCGCTTCTGCTCGGCATCGCATTCCACTTTCTCTCCGAGGAAGGCAGGTGCGTCGCCGGCATCGAGCTTTCAGCAAAAAAGATCCTCCGGATCGGCGTTGCCCTGCTCGGCATGCGCATCAGCGTCGACCTCTTGATCGGCCTCGGGAGCGGCACCATTCTCCTGCTGGTGGCAGCGATTGCAGCAACGATCCTCTTCGGCCTTGCAGCCGCCAAGATCCTTGGAAGGGGCTGGAGGCTCGCGCTTCTGACCAGCGGTGCGGTCGCGATCTGCGGTGCTTCCGCCGCTATGGCGATCGCCGCCGTGCTGCCGAAGAACGAATTTTCCGAGCGCAATCTGATCTTCACCGTGCTGTCGGTGACCGTCCTCAGCACCCTGGCGATGATCGGCTACCCCATCCTCGCCCAGTCGCTGGGGCTCGATGCGCGCGGCACCGGCATCTTCTTCGGCGGCACGATCCATGATGTCGCCCAAGTGGTCGGCGCCGGCTTCTCGGTCTCGCCGGAGGCCGGCGAGACCGCAACACTCGTCAAGCTCATCCGCGTGACGATGCTGGCACCCGTTGTCCTCATCTTCTCCATCGCCCTTCGAAACGTGCCGCAGGAAGGGGTGGAGGCCGGCAAACGTCCACCATTGCTCCCCGGCTTCGTCGTCGCTTTCCTGATCCTTGCCGCCATGAACTCCGGCGGGATGGTGCCGGCCGCCGTCGCCGAACTCGGCATGGAGGCATCGCGCTGGGCGCTTTTGGCGGGCATCGTCGCCGTCGGCATGAAGACGTCGCTCCGGCGCGTGCTCGACGTCGGCGGCGACGCGGTCGCGCTCATCGTCGCCGAAACGATCTTCCTCGGCGTCTTCATCCTCGGCGGCATGCATTATCTGGGGCATCTCTAA
- the xsc gene encoding sulfoacetaldehyde acetyltransferase: MKMTTEEAFVKVLQMHGIEHAFGIIGSAMMPVSDLFPKAGITFWDCAHETNAALIADGYTRVTGNMSMAIAQNGPGVTGFVTAVKTAYWNHTPMLLVTPQAANKTIGQGGFQEVDQMALFEEMVCYQEEVRDASRVPEVLNRVIEKAWRGCAPAQINIPRDYWTQVIDVELPSIVRLERPSGGKQAISEAARLLSEAKFPVILNGAGVVIGGAIGESIALAERLDAPVCCGYQHNDAFPGGHRLAAGPLGYNGSKAAMELIAKADVVLALGTRLNPFSTLPGYGIDYWPKNAAIIQVDINSDRIGLTKKVTVGICGDAKQVASQILDQLSPSAGDIGREERKALIHTTRSAWLQQLSSMDHEDDDPGTEWNASARRRESDRMSPRQAWRAIQAALPKDAIISTDIGNNCAIGNAYPSFEQGRKYLAPGMFGPCGYGFPSIVGAKIGCPDVPVIGFAGDGAFGISMNEMTSIGRAGWPPITMVIFRNFQWGAEKRNTTLWYDNNFVGTELNPNLSYAKVADGCGLKGVTVDTQAGLTAALQQALDDQSQGVTTFVEVILNQELGEPFRRDAMKKPVQVAGIQRSDMRPQQHV, encoded by the coding sequence ATGAAAATGACGACCGAAGAGGCTTTCGTAAAAGTCCTCCAGATGCACGGCATCGAACACGCCTTCGGGATCATCGGCTCGGCGATGATGCCGGTGTCCGACCTCTTCCCGAAAGCTGGCATCACCTTCTGGGACTGCGCCCATGAAACCAACGCGGCATTGATCGCCGACGGATACACCCGGGTCACCGGCAACATGTCGATGGCAATCGCCCAGAACGGCCCCGGCGTCACCGGCTTCGTGACCGCAGTCAAGACGGCCTACTGGAACCATACGCCGATGCTTCTCGTCACGCCGCAGGCGGCAAACAAGACGATCGGCCAGGGCGGCTTCCAGGAAGTCGACCAGATGGCGCTGTTTGAGGAAATGGTCTGCTACCAGGAAGAGGTGCGCGACGCGAGCCGCGTTCCCGAAGTCCTCAACCGGGTCATCGAGAAAGCCTGGCGCGGCTGCGCCCCGGCGCAGATCAACATCCCGCGCGATTACTGGACACAGGTGATCGACGTCGAGCTGCCGAGCATCGTTCGGCTGGAGCGCCCCTCCGGCGGCAAGCAGGCAATTTCAGAGGCAGCAAGATTGCTGTCCGAAGCGAAATTCCCGGTGATCCTCAACGGCGCCGGCGTGGTCATCGGCGGCGCGATCGGCGAATCCATCGCGCTGGCTGAGCGTCTCGACGCCCCGGTCTGCTGCGGATACCAGCATAACGACGCCTTTCCCGGCGGCCATCGGCTAGCGGCGGGCCCGCTCGGCTACAACGGCTCCAAGGCGGCCATGGAACTGATCGCCAAGGCCGACGTCGTACTGGCGCTCGGCACCCGCCTCAATCCGTTCTCGACGCTTCCGGGCTACGGCATCGACTATTGGCCGAAGAATGCCGCGATCATCCAGGTCGACATCAACTCCGATCGCATCGGCCTGACGAAGAAGGTGACGGTCGGCATCTGCGGCGATGCCAAGCAGGTGGCAAGCCAAATCCTCGATCAACTGTCGCCGTCGGCCGGCGATATCGGCCGCGAGGAACGCAAGGCACTGATCCACACCACCCGCTCGGCCTGGCTGCAGCAGCTGTCGTCGATGGACCACGAGGACGACGATCCGGGCACCGAATGGAATGCCTCGGCCCGTCGGCGGGAATCCGACCGCATGTCGCCACGCCAGGCATGGCGTGCGATCCAGGCGGCCTTGCCCAAGGACGCCATCATCTCCACCGACATCGGCAACAACTGCGCCATCGGCAACGCCTATCCGAGCTTCGAACAAGGCCGGAAATACCTGGCGCCCGGCATGTTCGGACCCTGTGGCTACGGCTTCCCGTCGATCGTCGGCGCCAAGATCGGTTGCCCTGATGTGCCGGTGATCGGCTTTGCCGGCGATGGCGCATTCGGCATCTCGATGAACGAGATGACCTCCATCGGTCGCGCCGGCTGGCCGCCGATCACCATGGTGATCTTCCGTAACTTCCAGTGGGGAGCCGAGAAGCGCAACACGACGCTCTGGTACGACAACAACTTTGTCGGAACCGAACTCAATCCCAACCTCAGCTACGCGAAAGTGGCCGACGGCTGCGGTCTCAAGGGTGTGACGGTCGACACGCAGGCGGGCCTGACGGCCGCCCTGCAGCAGGCGCTCGACGACCAGTCACAGGGCGTGACCACCTTCGTCGAAGTCATCCTCAACCAGGAGCTGGGTGAGCCCTTCCGCCGCGACGCGATGAAGAAGCCGGTGCAGGTGGCTGGCATCCAGCGCTCGGACATGCGGCCGCAGCAGCACGTCTGA